The region CAGTTACTCAGCTGCGAACCATGAGCGAATTCGGTGACTCTTCCAAGGTCTGTGTACTCCGATGCGGTAATTGCTTCGCCGCTGGATTCAATGACCTCCTGGTAGAGGAACGGGCTAAGACTTGAGGCAAAGCCCTGGTAGATATCAAGAGTCTCCAGGCGGTCGTAAATGTTCTCCAAGTCTTCGGGCCACATGTGCTTAGCTGCGTCGATACTGCGGGTGAAGAGAGACAAAAAGAAGTTCGCTGAATAACTCGTGGCATCAGTAATTGCTCGATAAACAGAGATATTTTACTAAATGACACCGGTAGTTATATTTTAAACACCCACCGGAATCCAGCTACGCCCATCTCGATGAGTCCGTTTAAGTATGCCGCGACCTTTTCGCGGACATCTTCAGTCGATTGGTCAAGATCCGCTAGACCATCCAGCCAGCAGTCTCGGACGTTAGTAGCATCTGTGTAGTCCGTGATGGAGCAGGACGAGTGAAAGTCGTCCGAAGTGTAGGGGACTCCGGGCCATGACCTTATCGAGTAGTAAGCCTGAGATCCAGCAGTACCATAAGAGCCATCGTCTGCCAATGCGGACATCTGGTTGAAGACTGCATCCACGTAAATTCTGACGCCAACAGTGTTGCAACGTTCTACCATATCCTTGAATTCATCCTCAGTGCCAGATCTAGTCGTCAGTATGTAAGAAACTGGCTGGTAGCGTTCGTACCATGGCCTGTCGGAAATTATCAGATTTTCATTCGGAGGTGAGACctgtaagaagaaaaaaagtttactgTTCGTTCACGGCCGATCGTTCTCCTCGCAATTGCTTACCTGGACACCTCCGTATCCTTGCGGGGCAAGGAAATTTTCACATTCATCTGCAATGTCGCTCCATTTCCACTCGAAGAGATGCACCATGACATCGTGGTTGTCCCAGTAATGGGGATCCTTGGTCCCGGAGTCTGCGGTCGCAATCGCGACGAGGGTCAGTAACGTCACACCCAGCAACATCTTGAGCATTCTGTACCCAGATTTCAGAATCTTTCTACTTATATTCTTCTACAATCTAATCGACTAAttaaatacaatattattttcatattggGGTATTCTTCTTATCGTTGATCCAGATACTACGGAAATCAAATATATATCGGTGAATATGATCAGTCTATTTACGCAATACACGAAAATGTATTGATTCTATCGGTTATTGATTCGCGGTTCAAATCTCAAGTTGGTACATTTCCATTACAGTCACTGAGAGCCTACTGCACATGATGTTGGCATCTTGCACGTACATAAAGACCATAGGACGATAAGCATAGTGAATCGGCCTCAGAAGGATATCTGGATCATCATTTGAGGGTATGTTGGTACTAATAAGGTACGCTGATCTTACAAGTTTCAGATCTTAATCTACTTCGGTTTTAGGATAAATCGAAAACaactgaaaatcaaaaatgtggATAACACCACTATTTTATCTCCGGCCAAAAAACCATAAGACTtttggtttcaaatttttttactagtTGGTAGCAGGCAGTTAGATATTTAACCTAATAAATATTAACCGTTGACattaaaaataagttttcttcGTACTTTTGTCttgatttaataattaatattatttaacgattttttcatgCGAATGAGCGTATATCTACGTCTAAAAGTAATAATTCGAAGTGTTGcatttgttcaaaattcataaaaaaaatacggggGCCTTCAAAACATATACAATCCGATGAAGATGCTAAGAAGTTTTCGACTATCTTTACCCGTGCAATTGTGACTCCAAAGTGcgcgacatttttttaatgaattttgaacaaatgCAACACATCGAATTATTACATTTAGACATACTTTCCTTCAcatgaaaaaatcgttgaataatattaattattaaatccAGACAAAAGTACTaacaaaacttatttttaatGTCAACAGTTAATATTTATTAGGTTAACTATCTAACTGCTTGCTACCAACTAGTGAACAATTTGAAACTACAGTTCTGATGGTTTTTCGTCGGAGATATAATAGTGGTGTTACCAACATTAAATAATAGTGCCATCTTCTGGTTCCCGAACAAactgataattataataagaGGGAACGCTTATATCCTCTAAGGTGTAGTTTTATTATAAGTATACAAAAGCATAgtttataattcatttttgaatattaaagtattttaataaaaaaattgttt is a window of Neodiprion pinetum isolate iyNeoPine1 chromosome 4, iyNeoPine1.2, whole genome shotgun sequence DNA encoding:
- the LOC124217721 gene encoding alpha-amylase A-like; this translates as MLKMLLGVTLLTLVAIATADSGTKDPHYWDNHDVMVHLFEWKWSDIADECENFLAPQGYGGVQVSPPNENLIISDRPWYERYQPVSYILTTRSGTEDEFKDMVERCNTVGVRIYVDAVFNQMSALADDGSYGTAGSQAYYSIRSWPGVPYTSDDFHSSCSITDYTDATNVRDCWLDGLADLDQSTEDVREKVAAYLNGLIEMGVAGFRIDAAKHMWPEDLENIYDRLETLDIYQGFASSLSPFLYQEVIESSGEAITASEYTDLGRVTEFAHGSQLSNCFMGNNDLRWLINWGEDWGLTSSDDALVFIDNHDTQRSDSSILTYKDAKAYKMAVAFMLAHPYGTVPRVMSSFSFTDSDAGPPADTDGSILSPIFYSDNSCGNGWVCEHRWRQIYNMVAFRNAVKGTELYEWWDNESNQISFCRGSAGFVAFNLDTWDLQQTLQTCLSAGTYCDVISGSLVDGSCTGKSVTVGSDGTAYIELLTTEEDGVLALHVNAKL